Proteins from a genomic interval of Nocardioides jishulii:
- a CDS encoding response regulator — translation MIRVVVADDQALVRAGLTTLINAEPDLQVVAVASDGREAVEAARRLRPDVVCMDVRMPGQDGISATRELCGAGVADPVPVLVLTTFDVDEHLFGALEAGASGFLLKDAEPDVLVAAVRTVARGNGTLDDSLTKRVLREVVTRRQIVPVTAGRATELLTARELDILLLLAQGLSNDEIAAELVLETSTVKSHLARMMPKLGVRSRLQAAVWAYQNKVVAVPD, via the coding sequence ATGATCAGGGTCGTCGTGGCCGACGACCAGGCGCTCGTCCGCGCCGGCCTGACCACTCTCATCAACGCCGAGCCCGACCTCCAGGTGGTCGCGGTCGCCAGCGACGGACGCGAGGCGGTGGAGGCTGCCCGACGGCTGCGGCCCGACGTCGTCTGCATGGACGTCCGGATGCCCGGCCAGGACGGCATCAGCGCCACCCGCGAGCTGTGCGGTGCCGGCGTCGCCGACCCCGTGCCCGTCCTGGTGCTCACCACCTTCGACGTCGACGAGCACCTCTTCGGAGCCCTGGAGGCGGGCGCCTCGGGCTTCCTGCTCAAGGACGCCGAGCCGGACGTGCTCGTCGCCGCCGTGCGTACGGTCGCGCGTGGCAACGGCACCCTCGACGACAGCCTCACCAAACGCGTGCTGCGGGAGGTGGTGACGCGACGCCAGATCGTGCCGGTGACGGCCGGGCGGGCCACCGAGCTGCTGACCGCCCGCGAGCTCGACATCCTGCTCCTGCTCGCCCAGGGGCTCTCCAACGACGAGATCGCCGCCGAGCTCGTCCTCGAGACCTCGACGGTGAAGTCGCACCTCGCCCGGATGATGCCCAAGCTCGGGGTGCGCTCCCGCCTCCAGGCGGCGGTGTGGGCCTACCAGAACAAGGTCGTCGCGGTCCCCGACTGA
- a CDS encoding ABC transporter ATP-binding protein, translating to MSAPATHRTPPPPPSQPTPTRSGAALTLLDVRKEYAGPAAPVHALRGVSLSLAPGSFTAVMGPSGSGKSTLLHCAAGLDVPTSGQVHVGGHDISRLTPDRLARFRRDHVGFVFQAYNLVPHLSVADNVALPVILAGREPDLAWMAHLLGSVGLSGMEGRRPGDLSGGQAQRVAIARALFSRPTLVFADEPTGALDVRTGTEVLGVLRDTAAQLGQTLVVVTHDATVAAAAEQVLLLADGQVVDRIDAPTAQLVADRMLGLER from the coding sequence ATGTCCGCCCCCGCGACCCACCGCACCCCGCCTCCGCCCCCCTCCCAGCCGACGCCCACCCGCTCGGGTGCGGCGCTCACCCTGCTCGACGTCCGCAAGGAGTACGCCGGCCCGGCGGCGCCCGTCCACGCCCTGCGCGGCGTCTCGCTCTCCTTGGCTCCCGGCTCGTTCACCGCCGTGATGGGCCCGTCCGGATCGGGCAAGTCGACGCTGCTGCACTGCGCTGCCGGGCTCGACGTCCCGACCAGCGGGCAGGTGCACGTGGGTGGACACGACATCAGCCGACTCACCCCCGACCGTCTCGCCCGCTTCCGGCGTGACCACGTCGGCTTCGTCTTCCAGGCCTACAACCTCGTGCCGCACCTCAGCGTCGCCGACAACGTGGCCCTCCCGGTGATCCTCGCCGGGCGCGAGCCCGACCTGGCGTGGATGGCGCACCTCCTCGGCTCCGTGGGTCTCTCCGGCATGGAGGGGCGTCGCCCGGGCGACCTCTCGGGCGGTCAGGCGCAACGTGTGGCGATCGCCCGCGCGCTCTTCTCCCGCCCCACCCTCGTCTTCGCCGACGAACCGACCGGTGCCCTCGACGTACGCACGGGGACAGAGGTCCTGGGAGTCCTGCGCGACACCGCCGCGCAGCTCGGGCAGACCTTGGTCGTGGTGACCCACGACGCGACGGTGGCGGCCGCTGCCGAGCAGGTGCTGCTGCTGGCCGACGGCCAGGTCGTCGACCGCATCGACGCGCCCACCGCGCAGCTCGTCGCGGACCGGATGCTGGGACTCGAGCGATGA
- a CDS encoding FtsX-like permease family protein — protein sequence MSTLGRITRSGALAHAPSLVAPFVVVALAAALVSVTGVLVESGLRSDDGGMVVAVASSFAGTALVLVIFVVTATVQLALRQRHRDLALMRAVGATAAQMRALVAREVTLVTVTAAPLGALAGLYAAPLLTPSLVAAGVADPGLTLHFSPAPVVAAVLVLLPVTLLAARLATRATLRQAPTTAVAQSLVEPLDIGRTRKLSAAVVAGLGLVTAFSPVVVPGTLGAATSAVSAFLLIGAVALAGPALVAWVLERTGTAHGTPAVRLALANTRGFSRRLTTVVVPLALALGVGTVQASTDDALAKAAGAQLRAGLAADLVVTGADVGDQVAELSSLAGVDDVVALSRVPAKVRTDDESQWLGALGWEPVAMLALPPEGTRGMLDPSVVEGDLAALAEPGTIAISRDAQFDTGKGIGEEIAVDWGTGTPVGAKVVAIHERGLGFGDYLVAQDSAAAHGVDVRPDTLLLGTDDATAVRDHLAGPGFAGLDLVVQDEAGHVQQMTIAAEGATRLSSVLLLALLLFVGVAAANALVLSTAGRAGELLLLRRTGATRRQLLAMAGVESLVTGGVAWLVGTATVVPAAVGVTSGLLGWAAPAVAWTTYGWLSLTVLLIPLLTVVPVVARGLLAHRVPVLGAAGRLS from the coding sequence ATGAGCACGCTCGGACGCATCACTCGCTCCGGTGCACTCGCCCACGCCCCCAGCCTCGTGGCGCCCTTCGTGGTGGTTGCCCTGGCCGCTGCGCTGGTCTCGGTGACCGGTGTGCTGGTGGAGTCGGGCCTGCGCTCGGACGACGGGGGCATGGTGGTGGCCGTCGCGTCGTCGTTCGCCGGCACGGCACTGGTCCTGGTGATCTTCGTGGTGACGGCGACCGTCCAGCTCGCCCTGCGCCAGCGTCACCGCGACCTCGCGCTGATGCGCGCCGTCGGGGCCACGGCCGCCCAGATGCGCGCTTTGGTGGCCCGCGAGGTGACGCTCGTGACGGTCACCGCAGCCCCGCTGGGCGCGCTCGCTGGGCTGTACGCTGCCCCGCTGCTCACCCCGTCACTGGTCGCGGCGGGCGTGGCTGACCCCGGGTTGACGCTTCACTTCTCCCCTGCTCCTGTGGTGGCAGCGGTCCTGGTCCTGCTCCCGGTCACGCTGCTGGCGGCGCGCCTCGCGACGCGTGCCACGCTCCGTCAGGCACCGACGACTGCGGTCGCGCAGAGCCTGGTGGAACCCCTCGACATCGGCCGCACCCGGAAGCTCTCGGCCGCGGTGGTCGCCGGGCTCGGACTGGTGACCGCGTTCAGCCCGGTGGTCGTCCCGGGAACGTTGGGTGCCGCCACCTCCGCGGTCTCGGCCTTCCTGCTCATCGGCGCCGTCGCGCTCGCCGGGCCGGCCCTGGTGGCCTGGGTGCTCGAGCGGACCGGGACCGCCCACGGCACACCGGCCGTGCGACTGGCCCTGGCCAACACCCGCGGCTTCTCGCGTCGTCTCACCACCGTCGTCGTGCCGCTCGCACTGGCGCTGGGGGTCGGCACGGTCCAGGCCTCGACCGACGACGCCTTGGCGAAGGCCGCGGGTGCGCAGCTGCGCGCGGGCCTGGCAGCCGACCTGGTGGTCACCGGCGCGGACGTGGGAGACCAGGTCGCGGAGCTCTCCTCCCTGGCCGGAGTCGACGACGTGGTGGCGCTCTCCCGCGTGCCGGCGAAGGTGCGTACCGACGACGAGAGCCAGTGGCTCGGTGCGCTCGGGTGGGAGCCCGTCGCGATGCTCGCCCTGCCCCCCGAGGGGACGCGCGGGATGCTCGACCCGAGCGTGGTGGAGGGCGACCTGGCCGCGCTGGCCGAGCCCGGCACGATCGCGATCAGCCGGGACGCCCAGTTCGACACCGGCAAGGGCATCGGCGAGGAGATCGCGGTTGACTGGGGCACCGGCACGCCGGTCGGGGCGAAGGTCGTCGCCATCCACGAGCGCGGTCTGGGGTTCGGCGACTACCTGGTGGCCCAGGACAGCGCCGCCGCACACGGCGTCGACGTACGCCCCGACACACTCCTGCTCGGCACCGACGACGCCACAGCGGTGCGTGACCACCTCGCGGGCCCGGGTTTCGCTGGTCTGGATCTGGTCGTGCAGGACGAGGCCGGCCACGTGCAGCAGATGACCATCGCTGCCGAGGGCGCCACCCGACTCTCATCGGTGCTGCTGCTGGCGCTGCTGCTCTTCGTGGGCGTCGCTGCTGCCAATGCGCTCGTCCTCAGCACTGCCGGACGGGCCGGCGAGCTCCTCCTGCTGCGCCGCACCGGTGCCACCCGCCGACAGCTCCTCGCGATGGCCGGGGTGGAGTCCCTGGTGACGGGAGGGGTCGCCTGGCTGGTGGGCACGGCCACGGTCGTGCCGGCCGCCGTGGGCGTCACCAGCGGCCTGCTCGGGTGGGCGGCGCCGGCCGTGGCGTGGACGACGTACGGCTGGTTGAGCCTCACGGTCCTGCTCATTCCGCTGCTCACCGTGGTCCCGGTGGTGGCGCGAGGGCTGCTGGCGCACCGCGTGCCGGTGCTCGGCGCGGCCGGCCGCTTGTCCTGA
- a CDS encoding class I SAM-dependent methyltransferase, with product MTDHQHDHGDHGDHSAGDGDSPDYFEAPGWEERYSGEEKIWSGEPNPTLVAEVTSLTPGTALDVGCGEGGDVIWLAQHGWQVTGADFSANGLARAARHAEEAGVADRTDWWQVDAREFDSGGRQWDLVTTHFLHPPEGGMVEVVRRLVDAVAPGGHLLVVGHAPSESFSQLSGPQHLAMFVAADLLPVLPDHFEVFVVDQRPRTVVRDGVTMEIEDSTLLARRVGM from the coding sequence ATGACCGACCACCAGCACGACCACGGGGACCACGGGGACCACAGCGCGGGCGACGGCGACTCCCCCGACTACTTCGAGGCGCCCGGGTGGGAGGAGCGTTACTCCGGCGAGGAGAAGATCTGGAGCGGTGAGCCGAACCCCACCCTGGTCGCGGAGGTCACCTCCCTGACCCCGGGCACCGCGCTCGACGTGGGCTGCGGCGAGGGCGGCGACGTCATCTGGCTGGCCCAGCACGGCTGGCAGGTCACGGGAGCGGACTTCTCCGCCAACGGCCTGGCCCGTGCCGCCCGCCATGCCGAGGAGGCCGGCGTCGCCGACCGGACCGACTGGTGGCAGGTCGACGCGCGGGAGTTCGACTCCGGCGGGCGTCAGTGGGACCTGGTCACCACGCACTTCCTGCACCCGCCGGAGGGCGGCATGGTCGAGGTCGTACGCCGTCTCGTCGACGCGGTCGCCCCGGGCGGGCACCTGCTGGTGGTCGGGCACGCCCCGTCGGAGAGCTTCAGCCAGCTGAGCGGGCCCCAGCACCTGGCGATGTTCGTGGCGGCCGACCTGCTGCCCGTCCTGCCGGACCACTTCGAGGTGTTCGTCGTCGACCAGCGGCCCCGGACCGTGGTCCGCGACGGGGTGACGATGGAGATCGAGGACTCGACGCTGCTGGCCCGTCGCGTCGGCATGTGA
- a CDS encoding bifunctional 3'-5' exonuclease/DNA polymerase, translating into MPRVQLSRLPGGRVLVTDGDSRLELGLGDLPAYVNAREREQAPRWVWDDTARWYPDLLAAGVRVARCHDLRLVHHLLRRAPAADQRLLAGEQSERWDRLGPSVASEVGLFAADDLSEHLRADLEDARQVRTVAESLEAARLGLLVAAESAGALVAAELTYAGMPWRRDVHEALLAELLGPRPRHGARPQKLEELADQVRAALSTPTLNPDSNTELLTALRRAGLEVPDTRAHTLRALRHPAIEPLLQFRQRAHLFQTNGWTWSDEWTQGGRFRPTYQPAGSVTGRWSSNGGGALSFPAIVRPAAIADEGWVLVVTDVSQLEPRVLAGMSGDRALAHAARGADLYQGMVDDGAVATRNDAKLGLLGAMYGATSGESGRMVAELTRRYPQAFALLERAAHEGERGGTVRTLLGRGSPSVDEAWGSVEEADPEREASRRRAYGRFTRNFVVQGTGAEWALCWIADLRNRLWHLGAEGPLQARPHLVFFLHDEVVIHAPAHRAEAVVAAAREAAATASALVFRELSIDFPLSASVVRSYAEAGKTPPPQVD; encoded by the coding sequence GTGCCCCGCGTCCAGCTCTCACGCCTTCCCGGCGGACGCGTGCTCGTCACCGACGGCGACAGCCGCCTCGAGCTCGGCCTGGGTGACCTGCCGGCGTACGTCAACGCGCGTGAGCGGGAGCAGGCGCCGCGCTGGGTGTGGGACGACACCGCACGGTGGTACCCCGACCTCCTGGCGGCCGGCGTCCGGGTGGCGCGGTGCCACGACCTCCGGCTCGTCCACCACCTGCTGCGCCGCGCCCCGGCGGCTGACCAGCGCCTGCTGGCGGGGGAGCAGTCCGAGCGCTGGGACCGGCTCGGCCCGAGCGTGGCCTCGGAGGTCGGCCTCTTCGCCGCCGACGACCTCTCCGAGCACCTGCGTGCCGACCTGGAGGACGCCCGTCAGGTGCGGACCGTGGCGGAGTCGCTGGAGGCGGCGCGGCTGGGCCTCCTGGTCGCCGCCGAGTCCGCCGGCGCACTGGTGGCCGCTGAGCTGACGTACGCCGGGATGCCGTGGCGCCGCGACGTGCACGAGGCCCTGCTCGCCGAGCTCCTCGGCCCACGCCCCCGCCACGGCGCGCGCCCGCAGAAGCTGGAGGAGCTGGCCGACCAGGTGCGTGCCGCCCTCTCCACCCCGACGCTCAACCCGGACTCCAACACCGAGCTGCTGACCGCGCTGCGCCGCGCCGGCCTCGAGGTCCCCGACACCCGCGCCCACACCCTGCGGGCGCTGCGCCACCCCGCGATCGAGCCGTTGCTGCAGTTCCGGCAGCGCGCCCACCTCTTCCAGACCAACGGGTGGACGTGGAGCGACGAGTGGACGCAGGGAGGCAGGTTCCGCCCCACCTACCAGCCGGCGGGCTCGGTGACCGGGCGCTGGTCGTCGAACGGGGGTGGCGCACTCTCCTTCCCGGCGATCGTCCGCCCGGCGGCGATCGCGGACGAGGGCTGGGTCCTCGTGGTCACCGACGTCTCCCAGCTGGAGCCGCGGGTGCTGGCCGGCATGAGTGGTGACCGGGCACTCGCCCACGCCGCGCGGGGTGCCGACCTCTACCAGGGCATGGTCGACGACGGCGCCGTGGCGACCCGCAACGACGCCAAGCTGGGGTTGCTGGGAGCCATGTACGGCGCCACCAGCGGCGAGAGCGGCCGGATGGTCGCCGAGCTGACCCGGCGCTACCCCCAGGCGTTCGCCCTGCTCGAGCGCGCGGCCCACGAGGGCGAGCGAGGGGGCACCGTGCGTACGCTCCTCGGCCGCGGCTCGCCCAGCGTCGACGAGGCGTGGGGCTCCGTCGAGGAGGCCGATCCCGAGCGTGAAGCGAGCCGACGCCGGGCGTACGGCCGCTTCACCCGCAACTTCGTCGTCCAGGGCACCGGCGCCGAGTGGGCGCTGTGCTGGATCGCCGACCTGCGCAACCGGCTCTGGCACCTCGGCGCCGAGGGTCCGTTGCAGGCACGGCCGCACCTCGTCTTCTTCCTGCACGACGAGGTCGTCATCCACGCCCCGGCGCACCGGGCCGAGGCAGTGGTCGCGGCGGCGCGCGAGGCTGCGGCCACGGCGTCGGCGCTGGTCTTCCGGGAGCTGAGCATCGACTTCCCGCTGAGTGCTTCGGTCGTACGCTCCTACGCCGAGGCCGGCAAGACGCCCCCGCCGCAGGTGGACTGA
- a CDS encoding TspO/MBR family protein: MEPREIVSSVGLPLGAAVLGSVATASGTNSLWYRTLKKPAIQPPPVVFPIAWTVLYAQSALASGIAQKEMSEEEAAAFRRKFFVNMALNAGWCWSFFGAKKVAPSILVAGALAASSIDLTRSVGKVSTRAGALMAPYAAWTSFATVLNAAIWRKNPRRP; this comes from the coding sequence ATGGAGCCTCGCGAGATTGTCAGCAGTGTCGGTCTGCCGCTCGGAGCAGCGGTCCTGGGGTCGGTCGCCACCGCCTCCGGGACCAACAGCCTGTGGTACCGGACGCTGAAGAAGCCTGCCATCCAGCCGCCGCCGGTTGTCTTCCCGATCGCCTGGACGGTGCTCTACGCCCAGAGCGCCCTCGCCTCGGGCATCGCGCAGAAGGAGATGAGCGAGGAGGAGGCGGCTGCGTTCCGCCGCAAGTTCTTCGTCAACATGGCGCTCAACGCCGGGTGGTGCTGGTCGTTCTTCGGCGCCAAGAAGGTCGCGCCGTCGATCCTCGTCGCGGGTGCGCTCGCAGCCAGCAGCATCGACCTGACGCGCAGCGTCGGGAAGGTTTCCACGCGCGCTGGTGCCCTCATGGCGCCCTACGCCGCCTGGACCAGCTTCGCCACCGTGCTCAACGCGGCCATCTGGCGCAAGAACCCCCGCCGCCCCTGA
- a CDS encoding ATP-dependent DNA helicase — MSTQQPAHLRIATPADLRAVTGAPFTVSDQQWEAISAPPGPGVVIAGAGSGKTELMSARVIYLVANGYVAPHEVLGLTFTTKATAELSHRIRAALAKAGLDRGAVPEDGGPAELLEPTVSTYNAYAAGLLSEHGLRIGHESDIRIMGDAARFQLAQRVIAEHRREVQHLSDHPPTVINWLLALDGAMSEHLVTPAQVRAFQTNERPLFAVELADLELQKRTKTKQTEVRKVLEKMDQRRELLDLVETYREAKARYRLMDFSDQIAGACRIADEFPEVAAQEREKYKVVLLDEYQDTSVAQALLLARLFSGPDAASGRGHAVTAVGDPNQAIYGWRGASVANIANFREQFPQADGTASDRFSLTVNRRSDRRILDVANVLAAPLLEEQAGLVEPLEWKPDAEEGVVRSVVHRTTADELDWLTHEVRAAHDRIRAAARDDARRARVEKRFDDARALDEKAQSSWREIGVLVRTNKEGADAYDALSAAGIPVEIVGLGGLIRLPEVAQVVATLSLLEDVTDNASLLTLLAGPRWEIGVRDLALLGKRSMELAKGQWIDGDVRSLAEQLSDSVAGADPTELASLNEALESPGDLPYSPEAKERFALLASELEHLRSYVGEPLLDLLRRIIDVTGLDIELASSTSPAAAARRENLDLFVKAVAEFQAVDGTVTLPALNAWLAVEDDAGGGLDLAPPSESDSVKLLTVHRSKGLEYDVVFMIGVAEERFPSKNARSQWTTVCHELPSRLRGDAASVPQLEERSAEGLAALKEEAKAHHEMEELRLGYVAFTRARHEFVVSSHVWGSRQKPLKPSPYLRTVREMEQRWGADLSPWYAPAEEEPHPASEEIQRVEWPSRDRSEQRIRREEAARRVRQADPTRADDRAALAEVLSPEGETGTAVVERWDAEIERLLLEERSKRRTTVEVSVPSSLSATALMRLREDPESFALDLLRPMPRPPAPAARFGTRFHAWVEARFGQQGLLEPDDLPGRFDADIDDDADLEALQKAFESGDFADRAPHAVEAPFSLVLDGTVVRGRIDAVYTEPGDPTRFLVVDWKTNRHETADPTQLALYRVAWAELKGVPVDQVSAAFHYVRSGRTVRFDDLPGREELAAMLRPDDAEDLAPSS, encoded by the coding sequence ATGAGCACCCAGCAGCCGGCGCACCTCCGGATCGCCACACCCGCCGACCTGCGCGCGGTCACCGGCGCGCCCTTCACCGTCTCCGACCAGCAGTGGGAGGCGATCAGTGCCCCGCCCGGCCCGGGTGTGGTCATCGCCGGGGCCGGGTCGGGCAAGACCGAGCTGATGTCCGCCCGCGTCATCTACCTGGTGGCCAACGGCTACGTGGCGCCTCACGAGGTGCTCGGGCTGACCTTCACCACCAAGGCGACGGCCGAGCTGTCGCACCGCATCCGGGCGGCGCTGGCGAAGGCCGGCCTCGACCGCGGAGCCGTGCCGGAGGACGGGGGCCCGGCAGAGCTGCTGGAGCCGACCGTCTCGACCTACAACGCCTATGCGGCCGGCCTGCTGAGTGAGCACGGTCTCCGCATCGGCCATGAGTCCGACATCCGCATCATGGGTGACGCGGCGCGCTTCCAGCTCGCCCAGCGCGTCATCGCCGAGCACCGGCGGGAGGTCCAGCACCTCTCCGACCATCCGCCCACGGTGATCAACTGGCTGCTCGCGCTGGACGGGGCGATGAGCGAGCACCTGGTCACGCCCGCGCAGGTCCGCGCCTTCCAGACCAACGAGCGTCCGCTCTTCGCCGTCGAGCTCGCCGACCTCGAGCTGCAGAAGCGCACCAAGACGAAGCAGACCGAGGTGCGCAAGGTCCTGGAGAAGATGGACCAGCGCCGCGAGCTCCTCGACCTCGTCGAGACCTACCGCGAGGCGAAGGCCCGCTACCGGCTCATGGACTTCTCCGACCAGATCGCCGGCGCCTGCCGGATCGCGGACGAGTTCCCCGAGGTCGCGGCCCAGGAGCGCGAGAAGTACAAGGTCGTGCTGCTCGACGAGTACCAGGACACGTCGGTGGCCCAGGCGCTGCTGCTGGCCCGCCTCTTCAGCGGCCCGGACGCGGCCTCGGGACGCGGTCACGCGGTGACGGCCGTGGGCGACCCCAACCAGGCCATCTACGGCTGGCGCGGGGCCTCGGTGGCCAACATCGCGAACTTCCGTGAGCAGTTCCCCCAGGCAGACGGCACGGCGTCGGACCGGTTCTCGCTGACCGTCAACCGCCGTTCCGACCGCCGCATCCTCGACGTCGCCAACGTCCTGGCCGCCCCGCTGCTCGAGGAGCAGGCCGGCCTGGTCGAGCCGTTGGAGTGGAAGCCCGACGCCGAGGAGGGCGTGGTGCGCTCGGTCGTGCACCGCACCACCGCCGACGAGCTGGACTGGTTGACCCACGAGGTGCGAGCCGCGCACGACCGGATCCGGGCCGCGGCTCGCGACGACGCCCGTCGCGCCCGCGTCGAGAAGCGGTTCGACGACGCCCGGGCGTTGGACGAGAAGGCCCAGTCGTCCTGGCGCGAGATCGGGGTGCTGGTCCGCACCAACAAGGAGGGTGCCGACGCCTACGACGCCCTGAGCGCCGCCGGCATCCCCGTCGAGATCGTGGGGCTCGGTGGACTGATCCGGCTGCCCGAGGTGGCCCAGGTCGTCGCCACGCTCAGCCTGCTGGAGGACGTCACCGACAACGCCTCCCTGCTCACCCTGCTGGCCGGTCCCCGGTGGGAGATCGGGGTCCGCGACCTGGCGTTGCTGGGCAAGCGGTCGATGGAGCTGGCCAAGGGGCAGTGGATCGACGGTGACGTCCGCTCGCTGGCCGAGCAGCTCTCCGACTCGGTCGCCGGTGCCGACCCGACCGAGCTGGCCTCCCTCAACGAGGCGCTCGAGTCGCCCGGTGACCTGCCCTACTCGCCCGAGGCCAAGGAGAGGTTCGCCCTGCTGGCCAGCGAGCTGGAGCACCTGCGCAGCTACGTCGGTGAGCCGCTGCTCGACCTGCTGCGCAGGATCATCGACGTCACCGGCCTCGACATCGAGCTGGCTTCCTCCACCTCTCCCGCTGCTGCGGCGCGCCGCGAGAACCTCGACCTCTTCGTCAAGGCGGTCGCGGAGTTCCAGGCCGTCGACGGCACGGTCACCCTGCCCGCCCTCAACGCTTGGCTGGCTGTCGAGGACGACGCAGGCGGCGGCCTCGACCTGGCGCCGCCGAGCGAGTCGGACTCGGTCAAGCTGCTGACCGTGCACCGCTCCAAGGGGCTGGAGTACGACGTCGTCTTCATGATCGGGGTGGCCGAGGAGCGCTTCCCCAGCAAGAACGCTCGCTCGCAGTGGACCACCGTGTGCCACGAGCTGCCGTCGCGGCTGCGCGGCGACGCGGCCTCCGTGCCACAGCTCGAGGAGCGCTCCGCCGAAGGGCTGGCTGCGCTGAAGGAGGAGGCCAAGGCTCACCACGAGATGGAGGAGTTGCGGCTGGGATACGTCGCCTTCACCCGTGCCCGCCACGAGTTCGTCGTCAGCAGCCATGTCTGGGGCTCGCGACAGAAGCCCCTCAAGCCCTCGCCCTACCTGAGGACCGTCCGCGAGATGGAGCAGCGGTGGGGTGCTGACCTGTCTCCCTGGTACGCGCCCGCCGAGGAGGAGCCGCACCCCGCCTCGGAGGAGATCCAGCGGGTCGAGTGGCCCTCACGCGACCGCAGTGAGCAACGGATCCGGCGTGAGGAGGCGGCGCGACGGGTGCGTCAGGCCGACCCGACCCGCGCGGACGACCGCGCCGCCCTCGCCGAGGTACTGTCGCCCGAGGGCGAGACCGGCACCGCAGTCGTGGAGCGGTGGGACGCCGAGATCGAGCGGCTCCTGCTCGAGGAGCGGTCCAAGCGGCGTACGACCGTGGAGGTCTCGGTGCCGTCGTCGCTCTCCGCTACGGCCCTGATGCGGCTGCGGGAGGACCCCGAGTCGTTCGCGCTGGACCTGCTGCGCCCCATGCCTCGCCCGCCCGCACCAGCGGCGCGGTTCGGCACCCGGTTCCACGCGTGGGTCGAGGCCCGGTTCGGGCAGCAGGGCCTGCTCGAGCCGGACGACCTGCCGGGCCGCTTCGACGCCGACATCGACGACGACGCCGACCTCGAGGCGTTGCAGAAGGCGTTCGAGTCCGGCGACTTCGCCGACCGTGCACCCCACGCCGTGGAGGCGCCCTTCTCTCTCGTGTTGGACGGCACGGTCGTCCGGGGTCGCATCGACGCCGTCTACACCGAGCCGGGCGACCCGACGCGCTTCCTCGTCGTCGACTGGAAGACCAACCGCCACGAGACCGCCGACCCCACGCAGCTGGCGCTCTACCGGGTGGCCTGGGCCGAGCTGAAGGGTGTGCCCGTCGACCAGGTGTCTGCGGCGTTCCACTACGTACGCAGCGGCCGCACCGTGCGCTTCGACGACCTGCCCGGTCGCGAGGAGCTCGCGGCGATGCTCCGTCCGGACGACGCCGAGGACCTTGCTCCGTCCTCGTAG